A genomic region of Capnocytophaga canimorsus contains the following coding sequences:
- a CDS encoding TonB-dependent receptor domain-containing protein, translating to MKKILLLLALVTTTAWGQQFSVTGRVTDGNSNEPLEYATIVLEPIQNPKGITGGVTDPKGNFKIEAPKGIYHIKIQFFSYKTYEIKNFNLSENKNLGNIILKEDITDLDGVTLTAERTTVELHLDKKIYNVGQDMTVKGGSVSDVLDNVPSVSVDVEGKVSLRGNENVRILINGKPSALSGMNDEALRQLPAESIEKVEVITNPSSRYDAEGTAGIINIILKKGSAIGFMGSSTLTLGHPDNYGASVNLNLRKRDWTFFNNTAYSYRNSPGYTAYNQQNFDTSTGLISNYQDEYRATDRLRKGLNINLGAEYRFNDKTSITNTIIYGNRNSDDLVKTDYANYNSNKVLTVKRYRDQNETGTDHRFQYAFNFEHRFNEAGHKLTADYQFSTSKENEEAIITETVLTTNTHLPTEKIINKDHSKSHLVQVDYVLPIGKDKKTQFEAGYRATIDDNNIDYTVGTINALGHLSVNPNFSNEFAFDQIINAFYSQFGTKKGKWNFMGGLRLEHTQLNSTLKTTGEDFSKNYAGLFPSIYIGHEFSENQQLSLSYSRRLRRPWSRFINPFVSRSSSTNLFGGNPDIDPTYTNAYEVAYLKRWDKFSLNSSVYYNHSTQVFEMIALETGNFVEIVNPQNPSQPISVPVMLRRPINLSDEDRLGVEFTATYTPKTSWRFMWNVNFFHSKTAGNYSYVNYLGNTVNQNFDTQDTSWSTRLTAKLPLPYKIDFQTNISYSAPRKSAQSEREGMLSANLALSKEVLNKKGTLSLNVSDLFNSQKMVADTRTKNVFSHSEMQWRKRQILLNFTYRFGNMKMQQKQRRQQDFNADDANFEF from the coding sequence ATGAAAAAAATACTGCTTTTATTGGCGTTGGTAACCACCACAGCGTGGGGGCAACAATTTTCCGTAACCGGACGTGTAACCGATGGCAATTCCAACGAACCACTCGAATATGCCACCATCGTGCTGGAACCCATTCAAAACCCAAAAGGCATTACAGGAGGTGTTACCGATCCGAAAGGAAACTTTAAAATAGAAGCCCCAAAAGGAATCTATCATATTAAAATTCAGTTTTTTTCGTATAAAACCTACGAAATCAAAAATTTTAATCTTTCTGAAAATAAAAACTTAGGAAACATCATTCTTAAAGAAGATATTACTGATTTAGATGGAGTTACACTCACAGCTGAACGTACCACAGTAGAGCTTCACTTGGATAAAAAAATCTATAACGTAGGGCAAGATATGACCGTAAAAGGTGGGTCAGTTTCAGATGTGCTGGATAATGTTCCTTCCGTATCGGTAGATGTTGAAGGGAAAGTTAGTTTACGCGGTAATGAAAACGTTCGTATTCTAATCAATGGTAAGCCCTCTGCCCTTTCAGGAATGAACGATGAGGCATTACGCCAATTACCTGCTGAATCCATTGAGAAAGTAGAGGTAATTACTAATCCTTCATCGCGTTACGATGCTGAAGGGACTGCTGGAATTATCAATATCATCTTAAAAAAAGGAAGTGCCATTGGGTTTATGGGCTCAAGTACACTCACTTTAGGGCATCCTGATAATTACGGAGCATCGGTAAATTTGAACCTCAGAAAACGCGACTGGACATTTTTTAACAACACTGCTTACAGCTACCGAAATTCACCAGGATATACCGCCTACAATCAGCAAAACTTCGATACGAGTACTGGCTTAATTTCCAACTATCAAGATGAATACAGAGCTACCGATAGATTACGTAAAGGACTCAATATTAACCTTGGTGCAGAATATCGTTTTAACGATAAAACCTCCATTACCAATACCATAATTTATGGCAACAGAAACTCTGACGATTTGGTCAAAACCGATTACGCAAATTACAACTCTAACAAGGTACTAACCGTAAAACGTTATCGTGACCAGAATGAAACGGGTACTGACCATCGTTTTCAGTATGCTTTTAATTTTGAACACCGATTCAATGAAGCAGGACATAAACTTACCGCCGACTATCAATTTTCAACCTCAAAAGAAAATGAAGAGGCTATAATTACGGAAACCGTATTGACCACAAATACGCATCTTCCTACCGAAAAAATAATCAACAAAGACCATTCGAAAAGTCATTTAGTTCAAGTGGATTATGTACTTCCTATAGGGAAAGATAAAAAAACACAATTCGAAGCTGGATATCGTGCCACCATTGATGACAATAATATTGACTATACCGTAGGCACAATCAATGCTTTAGGGCATTTGAGCGTAAACCCCAATTTCAGTAATGAATTTGCTTTCGACCAAATTATCAATGCTTTTTATAGTCAATTTGGTACTAAAAAAGGAAAATGGAATTTTATGGGCGGATTACGATTGGAACACACCCAATTGAATTCCACCTTAAAAACTACAGGAGAGGATTTTTCAAAAAACTATGCCGGATTATTTCCTTCGATTTACATTGGACACGAATTCTCAGAAAACCAACAACTTAGCTTAAGTTATAGTCGTCGTTTGCGCCGTCCGTGGTCACGTTTTATCAATCCGTTCGTTTCGCGTTCAAGCAGCACCAACCTCTTCGGTGGAAACCCCGATATTGACCCAACCTACACCAATGCTTACGAAGTGGCTTATCTGAAACGTTGGGATAAGTTTAGCTTGAATTCGTCCGTTTATTACAATCATTCCACGCAAGTTTTTGAAATGATTGCCCTTGAAACTGGAAACTTTGTAGAAATTGTCAATCCGCAGAACCCTTCCCAACCCATCTCGGTACCCGTGATGCTCCGTCGCCCCATCAACCTATCCGATGAAGACCGATTAGGAGTAGAATTCACCGCTACATACACCCCGAAAACCAGTTGGCGATTTATGTGGAATGTTAATTTCTTCCATTCTAAAACAGCAGGAAATTACAGCTATGTGAATTACTTAGGAAATACTGTCAATCAAAATTTTGACACCCAAGATACTTCTTGGTCAACCCGCTTAACTGCTAAGTTACCTCTACCTTACAAAATTGATTTTCAAACCAACATCAGTTATAGTGCCCCACGAAAGTCGGCACAATCGGAACGTGAGGGAATGCTCTCGGCAAATTTAGCGCTCAGCAAAGAGGTGTTAAACAAAAAAGGTACACTTTCATTAAACGTTAGTGACCTTTTCAATAGCCAAAAAATGGTTGCTGATACTCGAACCAAAAACGTGTTTTCACATTCGGAAATGCAGTGGCGCAAACGCCAGATTTTACTGAACTTTACTTACCGATTTGGCAATATGAAAATGCAACAGAAACAACGTCGTCAGCAAGATTTTAATGCCGATGACGCTAATTTCGAATTTTAA